The proteins below come from a single Agrococcus beijingensis genomic window:
- a CDS encoding YncE family protein, producing MKTAWRSATIFLAAAALVGCTPGSLETSPSPSPSEAATARPTTETSPSPVMTPAPEAQPQPVLLATLAASDGLAIVDPDAADPVLGVIPVGQAPWGVAAQGAAAYVATAEGLAVVDLAARTRAALVPYLHQPASVGFGEYRDGGLGIAVSPDGARVYVAVHRWPDPAWLEVYDVASGAFVASADVGIRPFDVLADPGGAWVATVDHDSYTVTLIDPASPSTVVRTVEIAPFGNLGFSGWEKPHYAAITADGRIALPYQGLVTVLLDPATGATERVEATANSHQHGVATAPDGRLVTSGTGAFGTATGSTNVSLLDPLTGAEQVIPLQRPHETVAIWQGADASGGAGADAAAPSTTATATPAPAAPATAATPTAAPSTAAAAAWSIVLAGGYTRDGWWDGLTVVDPSSGSVREVALAGRPQHVIAATLPAD from the coding sequence GTGAAGACGGCATGGCGCAGCGCGACGATCTTCCTCGCCGCCGCCGCGCTCGTCGGCTGCACCCCGGGCTCGCTCGAGACGAGCCCTTCGCCCTCTCCATCCGAGGCCGCGACTGCGCGGCCGACCACTGAGACGAGCCCGAGCCCTGTGATGACTCCCGCACCCGAAGCCCAGCCCCAGCCCGTCCTGCTGGCGACACTGGCCGCATCCGACGGCCTCGCCATCGTCGACCCCGACGCCGCCGACCCGGTGCTCGGCGTGATCCCCGTCGGCCAGGCGCCGTGGGGCGTCGCCGCGCAGGGAGCCGCCGCCTACGTCGCGACCGCCGAGGGGCTCGCGGTCGTCGACCTCGCCGCGCGCACCCGCGCCGCGCTCGTGCCCTACCTGCACCAGCCGGCGAGCGTCGGCTTCGGCGAGTACCGCGATGGCGGTCTGGGCATCGCCGTCTCGCCCGACGGCGCGCGCGTCTACGTGGCGGTGCACCGCTGGCCCGATCCGGCGTGGCTCGAGGTCTACGACGTCGCGAGCGGCGCGTTCGTCGCGTCGGCAGACGTCGGGATCCGCCCGTTCGACGTGCTCGCCGACCCGGGCGGTGCGTGGGTCGCGACCGTCGATCACGACAGCTACACCGTGACGCTCATCGACCCGGCGTCGCCGAGCACGGTCGTGCGCACGGTCGAGATCGCGCCCTTCGGCAACCTCGGGTTCTCGGGCTGGGAGAAGCCGCACTACGCCGCGATCACCGCGGATGGCCGCATCGCGCTGCCCTACCAGGGGCTCGTCACCGTGCTGCTCGACCCTGCGACCGGCGCGACGGAGCGCGTCGAGGCGACCGCGAACTCGCACCAGCACGGCGTCGCGACCGCCCCCGACGGCAGGCTCGTGACCTCGGGCACGGGCGCGTTCGGCACCGCCACGGGCTCGACGAACGTGTCGCTGCTCGATCCCCTCACCGGCGCCGAGCAGGTCATCCCGCTCCAGCGACCGCACGAGACCGTCGCGATCTGGCAGGGGGCGGATGCGTCTGGTGGCGCAGGTGCGGACGCCGCGGCGCCGTCGACGACGGCGACTGCGACGCCGGCGCCCGCAGCACCGGCGACCGCAGCAACGCCGACCGCAGCACCGTCGACCGCGGCTGCCGCGGCCTGGTCGATCGTGCTCGCCGGCGGCTACACGCGCGACGGCTGGTGGGACGGCCTGACGGTCGTCGACCCTTCGAGCGGCAGCGTGCGTGAGGTCGCGCTCGCCGGGCGCCCGCAGCACGTGATCGCCGCGACGCTGCCGGCCGACTGA
- a CDS encoding FUSC family protein, translating into MAPSDRTRAEPHGRGDASARVRAQRFLVRWLPPGRVANAVRAALAAMAAWLAGNTLPGDIRDYAYAAALGAFIATGTTIFTIARTALQQAVGLAIGAALGLAMVALQLPALVEIGIIAAVGVALQGAAALGIGAGVVPVVALLVILFGGVDADGYAVGYVGQFTVGLLVGVLVNAIALPPLHDREAHRRIDAAVHDLADRADALAELLRGDWPPEDDAWSMWGAELEQRVADLEADVREAGESRRFNPRTLWREHDVEHDRAAVDALKAVVHRVIDLLDALAGAAWATPVKVNLDADERMKAADAVTALSAHLRAWARLEGVADASAASMEAIDALYEHVSAQPRPESGAGAVVFALRAIRARVDRAAGVEAAREA; encoded by the coding sequence GTGGCCCCGTCTGACCGAACGCGAGCCGAACCCCACGGCCGCGGCGACGCATCCGCCCGCGTGCGAGCGCAGCGCTTCCTCGTGCGCTGGCTGCCGCCCGGCCGCGTCGCCAACGCCGTGCGCGCTGCACTCGCGGCGATGGCCGCATGGCTCGCCGGCAACACCCTGCCGGGCGACATTCGCGACTATGCCTACGCCGCGGCGCTCGGCGCCTTCATCGCCACCGGCACCACCATCTTCACCATCGCGCGCACCGCGCTGCAGCAGGCCGTCGGCCTCGCGATCGGCGCCGCGCTGGGCCTCGCGATGGTCGCGCTGCAGTTGCCCGCACTCGTCGAGATCGGCATCATCGCGGCGGTGGGCGTCGCGCTGCAGGGCGCCGCCGCCCTCGGCATCGGCGCCGGGGTCGTGCCGGTCGTGGCGCTGCTCGTGATCCTCTTCGGCGGCGTCGACGCCGACGGCTACGCGGTCGGCTACGTCGGCCAGTTCACGGTCGGGCTGCTCGTCGGCGTGCTCGTCAACGCCATCGCGCTGCCCCCGCTGCACGACCGCGAGGCGCACCGGCGCATCGACGCGGCCGTGCACGACCTCGCCGATCGCGCCGACGCGCTCGCCGAGCTGCTGCGCGGCGACTGGCCACCCGAGGACGACGCGTGGAGCATGTGGGGCGCCGAGCTCGAGCAGCGCGTCGCCGACCTCGAGGCCGACGTGCGCGAGGCCGGCGAGAGCCGCCGCTTCAACCCGCGCACCCTCTGGCGCGAGCACGACGTCGAGCACGACCGAGCCGCCGTCGATGCACTGAAGGCTGTCGTGCACCGGGTCATCGACCTGCTCGACGCGCTCGCGGGCGCCGCGTGGGCGACCCCTGTGAAGGTGAACCTCGACGCCGACGAACGGATGAAGGCAGCGGATGCGGTCACGGCGCTGAGCGCGCACCTGCGCGCTTGGGCGCGGCTCGAGGGCGTCGCCGACGCGTCGGCCGCCTCGATGGAGGCGATCGATGCGCTCTACGAGCACGTCTCCGCACAGCCTCGGCCCGAGTCCGGGGCGGGCGCGGTGGTGTTCGCGCTGCGAGCGATCCGGGCGCGCGTCGATCGCGCGGCGGGCGTCGAGGCGGCGCGCGAGGCATAA